A single Acidobacteriota bacterium DNA region contains:
- a CDS encoding MnmC family methyltransferase — translation MKRPELLAETTTPDGMRMTLSLHTGNYYIDVDGQGLMSTRAPGSERAMAEMAAEELKGCDRPRVLIGGLGLGFTLAAALDTFPAASTIVVVEYFETIVDWNRKFGFQSSTDLLADSRVMVAVTDVVDYLREVQQPFDAILLDVDNGPDAWTLASNDRLYNRPGLQQIQRALTPGGVLAVWSAEASPVFESRLAAVGFDARSEPARSNGKKGERHTIFLGLRGRPDG, via the coding sequence ATGAAACGCCCCGAACTACTCGCTGAAACCACCACACCCGACGGCATGCGGATGACGCTGTCGCTGCACACCGGGAACTATTACATCGATGTGGATGGCCAGGGGCTGATGTCGACTCGTGCGCCGGGTTCCGAGCGCGCGATGGCCGAGATGGCCGCGGAAGAGCTCAAGGGCTGCGATCGACCGCGGGTCCTGATCGGTGGGTTGGGGCTGGGGTTCACCCTGGCGGCGGCTCTCGATACGTTCCCCGCCGCGTCGACGATCGTCGTCGTCGAGTACTTCGAGACGATCGTCGACTGGAACCGCAAGTTCGGCTTCCAGTCGTCGACCGATCTTCTGGCCGATTCACGCGTCATGGTGGCTGTGACCGATGTGGTCGATTACCTGCGTGAGGTCCAGCAACCCTTCGACGCGATCTTGCTGGATGTCGATAACGGGCCCGACGCGTGGACTCTGGCCTCCAACGATCGGCTTTACAACCGTCCGGGCCTGCAGCAGATCCAACGAGCGCTCACGCCGGGGGGCGTCCTGGCGGTATGGTCAGCGGAGGCGTCGCCGGTCTTCGAGAGTCGATTGGCGGCCGTCGGCTTCGACGCGCGAAGCGAGCCCGCCCGCTCCAACGGAAAGAAGGGTGAGCGTCACACGATATTTCTTGGTCTCAGGGGCAGGCCTGACGGCTGA